From Cannabis sativa cultivar Pink pepper isolate KNU-18-1 chromosome 8, ASM2916894v1, whole genome shotgun sequence, a single genomic window includes:
- the LOC115700240 gene encoding zingipain-2: MEVSMMLRSACLAILVLWTLWSPLRANSEPYKPQVSRRSEEAVKESFDRWIIQNARKYKNDAERELRYLIYNVNLMLIDQVNSLDLPYKLADNKYADMTNVEFQELFLGFKPLPDIQTSFRYGDGLNLPEQVDWRKNGSVTPVKDQGQCGSCWAFSSVAAVEGINHIKTGKLVSLSEQQLMDCDVTSGNLGCRGGFMDKAFEYIERNGLTTEKNYPYKGHDGLCKREKVKNRKVTISGYERVPANDEGKLQTAAAHQPISVAIDAASSEFQLYSHGVFTGQCGTDLNHGVTLVGYGEENGSKYWLVKNSWGTNWGESGYIKMKRDSTNKRGQCGIAMEASYPLKD; the protein is encoded by the exons ATGGAGGTGTCTATGATGTTAAGGAGTGCTTGTTTAGCCATATTAGTTCTGTGGACATTGTGGTCTCCTTTGAGGGCCAATTCAGAGCCATACAAGCCCCAAGTAAGTCGACGCAGTGAAGAAGCTGTGAAAGAGAGTTTCGATAGGTGGATAATACAAAATGCACGAAAGTACAAAAATGATGCAGAGAGGGAACTTCGTTATTTGATTTACAATGTGAATCTTATGCTCATTGACCAAGTGAATTCTCTAGACCTTCCTTACAAACTTGCAGACAATAAATACGCAGATATGACAAACGTCGAGTTTCAAGAGCTCTTCTTGGGTTTTAAACCATTACCGGATATCCAAACAAGCTTTAGATATGGGGATGGTTTGAATTTGCCAGAGCAAGTGGATTGGAGAAAGAATGGCTCTGTTACTCCAGTCAAGGATCAAGGCCAATGTG GAAGTTGTTGGGCATTTTCTTCAGTAGCAGCTGTTGAAGGCATCAACCACATCAAAACTGGGAAATTGGTGTCTTTATCGGAACAGCAGCTAATGGATTGCGATGTTACCTCAGGGAACCTTGGCTGCAGAGGTGGATTCATGGACAAAGCATTTGAATATATCGAAAGGAATGGACTCACCACAGAGAAAAATTATCCTTACAAAGGACATGATGGCCTGTGCAAACGCGAAAAggtaaaaaatagaaaagtgacAATAAGTGGTTACGAAAGAGTACCTGCCAATGATGAAGGAAAACTACAAACTGCAGCCGCTCACCAACCTATCTCTGTTGCAATTGATGCTGCTAGTTCTGAATTTCAACTCTATTCCCATGGTGTCTTCACCGGACAATGTGGAACCGACCTTAATCATGGTGTAACACTAGTAGGATATGGTGAAGAGAATGGCTCCAAGTATTGGCTTGTGAAGAATTCATGGGGAACTAACTGGGGTGAATCTGGTTACATAAAGATGAAACGTGATTCCACAAATAAGAGAGGTCAATGTGGTATTGCCATGGAAGCCAGCTACCCTTTGAAGGATTAA